In Micropterus dolomieu isolate WLL.071019.BEF.003 ecotype Adirondacks linkage group LG09, ASM2129224v1, whole genome shotgun sequence, the DNA window ggaatgaagacccgcctacttcctggtttctgtggAGCTCTGTCAGGCTGACTTCAGTCCCACCCATTGNNNNNNNNNNNNNNNNNNNNNNNNNNNNNNNNNNNNNNNNNNNNNNNNNNNNNNNNNNNNNNNNNNNNNNNNNNNNNNNNNNNNNNNNNNNNNNNNNNNNttaaaaatgtctgactttATCAAAAAAGTACATTATTGTTTTGGTCTCTCACCTTTGTTCTTTTTGTAAATGAAGTATCCAATGACAGCGATGGCGACAAGAGCAAGAACAACCACTGCAACAATGACGATGATGACAGTCATGTCAGAGGGATTCCctgcagaaaacaacaaaacacagtcACAACCTGTTCAGATGAAGCAGGTTAGAGAAGAAGATCATCATCTGCCAACCAGAATATGTTTGTTTGTCCTGCTGTTCATTTAATGTTTATCTCCAATTGTCTAAGTTTTTTCACAAACTTTTAAGGAAAGTACATTTAAGCACTTTAAATTACCTATTcgaaaaatgatttatttcacAAACGTTCAAGGAAAGTAAATTCAAGGACTTTCAATGACCTATTCAAAAACATTCAAGACCTTGCTTTTTTGCAAACTTTCAAGTAAGTTGAATTCAAGCAATTCAAGCACTTTCAATGACCCACTCAAACTTTCATTTTGACTTTCAAGGCCTTGATTTGTTCACCCCAAAAGCTTTCAACGAATTCAAGGACCAGTGGGAACCCTGGGTGTCCGTAGGAGGTGTCTTGGCTGGTTTCTGTCCCATAATGTTGATTTTTGGGACAATAAGAGCTGCTGACAATCATATCTCAGCCAATAAAATTTATTCTGACTGATTTACTGATCGATACAAACATTCATCCAGTTATTCAATAATTCATCTACTCATCTTCTAAGATTGATCAGAAGTCAATACAGCACCTATAATCAATGAGCTGTGGTTACACATTAATATGGTTACACATGGTCTGAAGAAAAAGCTGTTTGCactgatttaaaattttttaaaattacaatattttttctgtaataaTCAAAGGTCAGTAAACAGTGAACAAACATCTGATTCCGGTCTTACCTTGGTTGGTTCTGATCTTTGATTTCTCCAGTTTGGTGACGATGTCGTTCTTCACACCAGCGAGCTGAAACACACATTCGTACTTCTCCCAGTCTCCAGTTGGAGGTTTCAGGTCAACACTCCTCTGGAAGGATCCATCGTTGTTGGGGAGGATCTCTCCGTGGTCCACGTCCTCATGAAGCTCCTCTCCATCTTTCCTCCAGAACATCGTGGCTCTGTCAGGGTAGAAACCTGTAGCGTGGCAGCTGactggagaggagggagtctTCTGGAGGAGAGACACTGAGGGAAGCTCTGGAGACGGAGGAAGAGAGATGTTATTGTAATGTTACTGCTTAGAAACAAATGAGGCTTATTAACATTTTTGTGTCCATGAAACTACATCAGGTCATGTGATTCTACCTGTTCTCAGCAGAGAGCTCCTCCCATAGTCCAAATACTTCTTCAGCCAGTCAACGCAAATCCGGGTCAGGTAGTTCTTGTCTTGTGCTTTCAAAGTTTGGTCGTGATCAGCCTTTTGTTTGGTGATGAAAGCCTGTGGTGTTGGAGCGATCCATGTCTCTGTCTTCACGTCAAATGCCATGAAGTCTTCTCCATCATAACCAAACTGATCATAACCTCTAACCTCTCCAGTCTCATCGTCCCACTCACAGCCATATATGTTCTGGAAAACGTGTGCACCTGAAAGAGAGACATCAGTAAACAGAGTGAGATCACAGCTCATCTATCATCAGCTGATATCACATCTTCACCACAGAGACGCACTGATCCACAGACACCAGAACAGAGGATCTACACCTCCTGCTGTGATTGGCTCGACGGACGCCAATCACTGCCAATCAGCATATGGACAGTGTGTGTGGACatcttgagagagagagagagagagagagagagagagagagagagagagaccaacatttttggcctttatgaaactagaccctcgccactttTACTCTATcacggagtgaactctggtcggagtcagcctcacagccaaatcgagctcTCTAACCCATCTCACTGTGTTGAACCCTATAGAGTTATTCTGATCTAATCTAGTGGAGATAAAGTGTTATTGATCTCTGCTGGTTATTATGGGATGGAAATAAACTCTGTATCAGTATAGTACAGCAGCATCCAGGAGCCTCCGTATTTCTGTTGAGTCTGACTGTGTTTCAGCCAAGAAAAGCAGGCAATCTACAAGAATAAAACTTGACAGACAGATGAAgaacggtgtgtgtgtgagtgtgcacgtTAACACCAGGGGCCTATACcatgaagcaggatttgaggTCATACAGATAACCATGGGTTTCCAGTAGGTTACCACGGctgtggttcacttcttaccgggggtagatcgccatggtaacttaaaGGCTAACCTgatccggagcaggttatgttcgagataataaataggcctacaccACCTACTgaccaaggttattatagttcaTATTATAGATATGtcattactttttatttttatattgttttgactttttgttttcaatttcattttcagCATTCTGATGCACAACtgacccagtaactctgcctatGTTCAGCCACTtctttactggttaccacttatcatttatttattcattattctcTATTTTAGAGCAGTtaatactgttcatattgtcatattgtatatactgtataccaaatccacctacctcatgtacataacaccgCACATAATACTaattccagcattctttgcactcatcTCACTGTGTActtgtatgcttgtatgtgtatgtgtacctgtatatcacttCCAGcaccgacatgtacataataattacaataatatttttatgtgtttttatgtcttttgaGCCTGTCTTGTCAAAGACAAATTTCTGTCATGACAGGCAATAAAGTTTTCTTATCttataatggtaataataataatttactcctgcatcctttgcactctgttATTGCACTATgacactattgtctcaatctgtctgttttgtttatagtgtgtataaatgtgttctctatactgtagcctgtgttttattttattactgtattattgtattatagtataagtaagcacatcatcagtattgtacaatccagagtcaaattccttgtatgtgtacacatacctggcaaataataAGCTGATTCtaattagttttaattagtttttaatgtgGATTTGcgagtttagtttagtttttattagttttagtagtagttttagtctttgtcgcagaacgatgccaagctcagtttagctctatcattctttgttaaataggtgaaatacaataaatggaggtttctatgaagattctcagtcatccaggtcatagttatccaacgaaggttaaaatcaagggcaactggacttggttgaagatactggaagacgtttcatccctcatccaaaggacttcttcagttctgactgactggcagggaaactcagctatttaacctcagtggggtcgttggcccgggtcattgataccgctggttcgttagtgttccttgttgctgtgacgacagtcgttacagtcgttaagactacctgtggcc includes these proteins:
- the LOC123976751 gene encoding H-2 class I histocompatibility antigen, Q9 alpha chain-like, producing the protein MKILVFLALLGIGLGLHFAAAVTHSLKYFYTASSGVQNLPEFVAVGLVDEVQIIHFDSNTRRAEPKQDWMSRVTAGKPDYWERETQVLLNKQQVFKGNIDIAKLRFNQIRGAHVFQNIYGCEWDDETGEVRGYDQFGYDGEDFMAFDVKTETWIAPTPQAFITKQKADHDQTLKAQDKNYLTRICVDWLKKYLDYGRSSLLRTELPSVSLLQKTPSSPVSCHATGFYPDRATMFWRKDGEELHEDVDHGEILPNNDGSFQRSVDLKPPTGDWEKYECVFQLAGVKNDIVTKLEKSKIRTNQGNPSDMTVIIVIVAVVVLALVAIAVIGYFIYKKNKAKRPPSPESNPEVQKELIQKL